In a genomic window of Styela clava chromosome 7, kaStyClav1.hap1.2, whole genome shotgun sequence:
- the LOC120327955 gene encoding copine-5-like yields MAFAAEVTSKMSKIKLNNAKETSTYELSISCKDLKDSFFFSSDPIVVMYEQALSCEKRWREFGRTEEIKNTSNPDFTKKFIIDHFFDEIQQLKFEVYKKDTDHVSK; encoded by the exons ATGGCTTTTGCTGCGGAGGTTACTTCCAAAATGTCGAAAATTAAACTAAATAATGCGAAGGAAACGTCAACGTATGAGTTATCAATTTCTTGCAA aGATCTGAAAGATTCATTTTTCTTCAGTTCTGATCCGA TAGTCGTGATGTATGAACAAGCATTAAGTTGTGAAAAGAGGTGGAGAGAG TTTGGACGAACAGAAGAAATTAAAAACACTTCAAATCCCGATTTTACGAAAAAATTCATCATTGATCATTTCTTCGACGAAATCCagcaattgaaatttgaagT ATACAAAAAAGACACAGACCATGTAAGTAAATGA